Proteins from one Chitinophaga oryzae genomic window:
- a CDS encoding tetratricopeptide repeat-containing sensor histidine kinase, with protein sequence MKRFFAVPVVALLWATQLLASPGPVPGPIYSLLRQRCSICSHKPADSASLILYSQYPAPYLVHFHNSHVSLRNRDPDNAYRYILKTLEDIDNAPTHPLYPYAFFLRAGIQYNRQLYKEALQDFLRLSGTKGLDPRLLAACYINIAEISLELRHFNTALQYFNKWESRFMPLADLQVRKSVCHNKGLCFFHMGMFREAEKYLLQSQEMERQLKDTTGLAISSMDIGNLYYEQYLDSKAIPYFEAGLRFAQQSGDLAVRRNAYRNMAVVEENRKRHYEALQYRKHYETLQDSIWNRDHIWEMAKLEKKLAVEKRELAIRVLEQQAGLQSAALSAQRWQRNTLLVAVAALMCLSALAGYAYRQQKKNTRIVAEQRQTLHVLNETKDRLFSIVAHDLRSPVYRMKISLGRLRKAIRQSRSEEAEILASGNEKIAGSTYALLDNLLHWALSQTGQLFFRKEKLHLLTVINQVCYDLLPVAEDKNIMVHLSVPEQAFFIADLNTFRIMVRNILDNAIKYTPAGGAVTISAAMQNNGCQLVISDTGIGMDQQLLHAIMTDNHVRNQTDTDGRQSTGLGLWLCKTLAERNGAQLLMAAQQGIGTTVTIFLQTEAS encoded by the coding sequence ATGAAACGGTTCTTTGCTGTTCCTGTTGTTGCCCTTCTCTGGGCGACACAGTTGCTGGCATCGCCCGGCCCTGTACCGGGTCCGATATATAGCCTGCTGCGACAGCGATGCAGTATTTGCTCGCATAAGCCCGCCGATTCCGCCAGCCTGATTTTATATAGCCAGTACCCGGCGCCTTACCTGGTCCACTTTCACAACAGCCACGTATCGTTGCGGAACAGAGACCCGGACAATGCCTACCGGTATATCCTGAAAACACTGGAAGACATTGACAACGCGCCAACACATCCTCTTTACCCTTACGCTTTTTTTCTACGTGCCGGCATACAGTATAACAGACAACTATACAAAGAAGCTTTGCAGGATTTTCTCCGGCTCAGCGGCACCAAAGGACTGGACCCGCGGCTGCTGGCAGCCTGCTATATCAATATAGCAGAGATCAGCCTCGAATTGCGGCACTTCAACACGGCGCTGCAGTATTTCAACAAATGGGAAAGCCGCTTTATGCCGCTGGCAGACCTGCAGGTAAGGAAAAGCGTCTGCCATAATAAAGGGCTTTGTTTTTTCCATATGGGGATGTTCAGGGAAGCGGAAAAATACCTGTTGCAAAGCCAGGAGATGGAGAGGCAGCTGAAAGACACTACCGGCCTGGCTATTTCCAGTATGGACATCGGCAATTTGTATTATGAACAGTATCTCGACAGCAAGGCGATCCCCTATTTTGAAGCGGGGCTGCGCTTTGCCCAGCAGTCGGGCGACCTGGCCGTGCGCCGAAATGCCTATCGCAACATGGCGGTGGTGGAGGAAAACAGGAAAAGGCACTACGAAGCATTGCAGTACCGCAAGCACTATGAAACATTGCAGGACAGTATCTGGAACCGCGACCATATCTGGGAGATGGCCAAACTGGAGAAAAAGCTGGCCGTGGAAAAAAGAGAGCTGGCGATCCGGGTGCTGGAACAACAGGCAGGCCTGCAGTCGGCGGCATTATCTGCCCAGCGCTGGCAACGGAATACCCTGCTGGTAGCGGTGGCAGCGCTGATGTGCCTGTCTGCGCTGGCGGGATACGCCTACCGGCAACAGAAAAAAAATACACGCATCGTGGCAGAACAGCGGCAAACACTGCATGTGCTGAATGAAACAAAAGACCGCCTGTTTTCCATTGTGGCGCACGATCTGCGGTCGCCGGTATACAGGATGAAAATCAGCCTCGGAAGACTGAGAAAAGCCATACGGCAGTCCCGGAGCGAAGAAGCAGAGATACTGGCCTCCGGCAATGAAAAGATCGCCGGCAGTACCTATGCGCTGCTCGACAACCTGTTGCACTGGGCGCTCAGCCAGACCGGCCAGCTGTTCTTCCGTAAAGAGAAACTGCATCTACTGACCGTGATCAACCAGGTCTGCTATGATCTGCTGCCGGTAGCGGAAGATAAAAATATCATGGTCCACCTGTCTGTTCCGGAGCAGGCTTTTTTCATCGCCGATCTGAACACTTTCCGGATAATGGTACGTAATATCCTGGATAACGCTATCAAATACACGCCGGCAGGAGGTGCTGTCACTATCTCCGCAGCAATGCAAAACAACGGCTGCCAGCTGGTGATCAGCGATACCGGCATCGGGATGGACCAGCAGCTGCTGCACGCAATCATGACAGACAACCACGTAAGAAACCAAACGGATACCGACGGAAGACAAAGCACCGGGCTGGGCCTCTGGCTCTGTAAAACACTGGCAGAAAGAAACGGCGCACAATTGCTGATGGCTGCCCAACAGGGGATAGGCACCACCGTAACGATTTTTCTTCAAACGGAAGCATCATGA
- a CDS encoding LytR/AlgR family response regulator transcription factor: protein MKGVKILIIEDDRQDAGLLKGMLLDHGYEVGGIATSLPEALQLFHMLQPDLVIIDIFLHGRKDGIAFAEQISGDEDSRKPFIFLTSAADRNTFEAAKLTAPFSYLLKPFNELELQYAIELAVEKFTGAPAGMFAMEEKSTVMLKDIFFVKRGNVLAKISLDDIQYIEVEGKYSKIVCSKDKYLVQQPLKLILDRLPGIRFVRIHRNYIVNIREVAKVNLTDNEIVLEDGRSLLFSRRYFDDFMRAFDVLR, encoded by the coding sequence ATGAAAGGAGTGAAAATACTGATCATCGAAGACGACCGGCAGGATGCCGGCCTGCTGAAAGGGATGTTGCTGGACCATGGCTACGAGGTGGGCGGCATCGCTACCTCGCTGCCGGAAGCATTGCAGCTCTTTCACATGCTGCAGCCCGACCTGGTGATCATCGATATTTTTTTGCATGGCAGAAAAGACGGGATCGCCTTCGCGGAACAGATCAGCGGCGACGAAGATAGCCGTAAGCCCTTTATTTTCCTCACCAGCGCGGCTGACCGCAACACCTTTGAGGCGGCCAAGCTCACCGCTCCGTTCAGCTATCTGCTGAAGCCCTTCAATGAACTGGAACTCCAGTACGCCATTGAACTGGCAGTGGAGAAGTTTACCGGCGCGCCCGCCGGCATGTTCGCCATGGAGGAAAAGAGCACCGTCATGCTGAAGGATATCTTTTTTGTCAAAAGAGGAAACGTGCTGGCCAAAATATCACTGGATGATATACAGTATATCGAAGTAGAAGGGAAGTACAGTAAGATAGTTTGCAGCAAAGACAAATACCTGGTACAACAGCCGCTGAAACTCATCCTCGACAGGCTGCCGGGTATTCGTTTCGTCAGGATACACCGCAATTATATCGTCAATATCCGCGAAGTGGCAAAAGTAAACCTGACAGACAATGAAATTGTGCTGGAAGATGGACGATCGCTGCTTTTCAGCCGCCGTTACTTCGACGACTTCATGCGGGCGTTTGATGTGCTGCGGTAA
- a CDS encoding tetratricopeptide repeat protein, protein MVRESHKSLIEKGHQLEKEGALDKAIQLYLTAVKKDPLNAAPYNRLMILYRRKKEPRKEMAIINEAIRAYEDNVKAEQSSWAKKNRKAAGISRELVKALGLTDKKGIPVNQPAQIVTWKKRKENLSHKLSHR, encoded by the coding sequence ATGGTACGAGAATCCCATAAAAGCCTGATTGAAAAAGGCCACCAGCTGGAAAAGGAAGGTGCGTTGGACAAGGCCATACAGCTTTACCTGACGGCGGTAAAGAAAGACCCTTTAAACGCCGCACCTTATAACCGGCTGATGATCCTTTACCGCAGGAAAAAGGAACCACGCAAAGAAATGGCAATCATCAATGAGGCTATCAGGGCTTATGAAGACAACGTAAAAGCGGAACAGTCGTCCTGGGCAAAAAAGAACAGGAAAGCAGCGGGCATCAGCCGGGAACTCGTGAAAGCGCTTGGGCTGACAGATAAAAAGGGGATTCCTGTTAACCAGCCCGCGCAGATTGTCACCTGGAAAAAACGAAAAGAAAATCTGAGCCACAAGTTATCCCATCGATAA
- a CDS encoding RNA polymerase sigma-70 factor produces the protein MFEYFKTFTISKQPLHDQDTLFRLLLEGREEAFDAIYDEYAIPLLNAAYKRLRSKEEAKEVVQEVFISLYLKKNDIRHAGNLAGYLFTALRNRILDIIRADLLHTTHHHQMGLLQEKHADIENQLEQKELETMLHKAIGLLPDKCREAFLLSRYEGLSHKEVAQQLNISVNTVEKHIGKALRLLRLQLGGNGMLLLLLLLGLRQGF, from the coding sequence ATGTTTGAGTACTTTAAAACCTTCACTATCAGCAAACAACCACTACACGACCAGGACACGCTCTTCCGCTTACTGCTGGAAGGCCGGGAAGAAGCTTTCGATGCTATCTACGATGAATATGCCATCCCGCTGCTGAATGCCGCTTACAAACGGCTGAGGTCAAAGGAGGAAGCAAAAGAGGTGGTGCAGGAAGTATTTATCAGCCTGTACCTGAAAAAAAACGACATCAGGCATGCAGGCAATCTCGCAGGGTATCTTTTTACGGCGTTGAGAAACCGTATACTGGATATTATCCGGGCAGACCTTCTTCATACCACTCACCACCATCAAATGGGGTTATTACAGGAGAAGCACGCAGACATAGAAAACCAGTTGGAACAAAAAGAGCTGGAAACCATGCTTCACAAAGCGATCGGGCTACTGCCGGATAAGTGCCGGGAAGCATTTTTGCTTAGTCGTTACGAAGGGCTGTCTCATAAAGAAGTGGCGCAACAGCTCAACATTTCAGTCAATACTGTTGAAAAGCACATCGGGAAAGCATTACGGCTGTTAAGGTTACAGCTGGGAGGAAACGGGATGCTGCTGTTACTGCTGTTGCTGGGGCTCAGACAAGGATTTTAA
- a CDS encoding FecR family protein — protein MDNDHLLILIEKYLNGEATAAEKKWLENWYASFDNSADWLREGTAAAAEITAELKQSLHGRLAGAAQLRAVNKQVFLLRRKRRLLWAAAIVMLLGSSALLYRLLMPAGVMEIIVAGAVPRTVTLPDGSVARLQEGSSIRYEKKFRGNQREVFLEGGAQFDVTTHTHPFVVTSAQLSTRVLGTVFTILAYPGTDSISITVLEGKVQVSKQRHIIGTLGADDRLVYNIPTGAVAQYHIQNQEIQCNNQTLQEIMALLEQWYGYTIQANDTTILQERYTGSLNRNETMEEMLTILCEVNHINYEVDKKNKRIVLTRK, from the coding sequence ATGGATAATGATCACCTGTTGATCCTCATCGAAAAATATTTAAACGGCGAAGCTACGGCGGCGGAAAAAAAGTGGTTGGAGAACTGGTATGCTTCCTTTGACAACAGCGCCGACTGGCTCCGGGAAGGCACCGCAGCGGCGGCGGAAATAACAGCGGAACTGAAACAATCGTTACACGGCAGGCTGGCGGGTGCGGCACAGCTAAGGGCGGTGAATAAACAGGTGTTTTTGCTGCGGCGGAAACGGCGCCTGTTATGGGCAGCGGCCATCGTGATGCTGCTGGGAAGCAGCGCGCTGCTGTACCGGCTACTGATGCCGGCCGGCGTGATGGAAATCATTGTTGCCGGGGCCGTCCCCAGAACGGTGACTTTACCGGACGGCTCTGTAGCGCGGTTACAGGAGGGCAGCAGTATCCGCTATGAGAAGAAATTCAGGGGCAATCAACGGGAGGTGTTCCTCGAGGGTGGTGCACAGTTTGACGTTACCACACATACCCATCCGTTTGTCGTTACCAGCGCGCAGCTCTCCACCCGTGTGCTGGGTACCGTCTTTACCATCCTGGCTTACCCGGGCACAGACAGTATCAGCATCACGGTGCTGGAGGGGAAGGTACAGGTGAGCAAACAACGGCATATCATAGGGACACTGGGAGCGGACGACCGGCTGGTGTATAACATCCCCACCGGCGCTGTGGCGCAATATCATATCCAAAACCAGGAAATACAATGCAACAACCAAACCCTGCAGGAAATCATGGCCCTGCTGGAGCAATGGTACGGTTATACTATTCAGGCCAATGACACCACCATCCTGCAGGAGCGCTATACCGGCAGTCTAAACCGCAACGAAACAATGGAGGAAATGCTGACCATACTGTGTGAAGTGAACCATATCAACTATGAGGTAGATAAGAAGAACAAACGGATTGTATTAACCAGGAAGTAA
- a CDS encoding TonB-dependent receptor: MRISSLLLALLTVAVSALKAEEAAAQRLKALKLTMLARNEPLIQVLRKIEQATPLRFAYNATQVNGNQLVNAAFNDTPMEDVLNTLLAPRSYAWKERGNNIMISVSTGTAPKTAVDSFVLRGRVLTQGEPPQPIPGTTVAVKGTTKGVITDPDGFFEVKAEANEVLVFSVIGYKPKEYTVQRNQRNLVISLQENVSGLNELVVTGFSEQKVKHMASSVATVNLSNVNNKPITQLSQALQGGVTGINVNQGSGLPGGDAAAIKIRGVGTFLSSDPLVLVDGVPFDMNKLDPNTIESISVLKDAAAASLYGARAGNGVIIITTKRGVPGVVNVQYNGYAGTQTPVYSPEFVDAATYMRMTNEAIRNNGGDPLYPEEVIRQTADKSDPVKYPSTNWKDEVIHQQSRIQQHSMSVSGGNSAARFALTASYLSQQGMVKNSSFNKGNVRANTSVDLSKNIVVFMDLFASREEQNQPYALGRGAAGILGWAYAAPPNIAAKYPDKPERPGYTYYGTYGESWNPVANTERGGVSNRVRDEILINLRPKWEIIPGLTLKGQFSYRVSSGADKINRDAYIFFDYFTNQKTGRDFTDIKSAGPSNRSSYYYTGGNLDYNKSFGKHRVNAVLGYSKEMNNPDPWKKITLASVFGKVYYSYADRYLLEAGMRRDGSSIFAPGKKWGNFPSVAVGWNLGNEAFMKPLTFLDQFKLRGSYGRLGNNAIDPYMYQSTVDPGNGKENTFGNPNITWEKVAILDIGADLSFFKNKVDVTFDWYNKKTSDLILRPQPSLTSAIGLTPVNIGTMKNVGWEVKLSYNTNVGKDVNIAFNAGYSRNKSTLLKLAQTLPLIEGNTIREVNGAFAEYYGYKSLGLIQQGDIEKGIAIIPGQAAGDIRYADTDNNGVIDDNDKVKLGATEPYSTYFGSISVKWKRFDFETMVTGIGQVVNFYNGRIAIPFNAASEGGTPLTWHMDYWTPENPGARFPRLLPSPGPNEKVSDFWSVNGAYARVKYIQIGYQLPVSPTGRLRLKGIRVYLNAQNPLTITEMEVSDPETRGDETKYPIMKMYTAGLNISF; the protein is encoded by the coding sequence ATGCGAATCTCATCTCTATTACTGGCGTTACTGACCGTCGCCGTATCTGCGTTGAAGGCAGAGGAGGCTGCCGCCCAGCGACTAAAGGCGTTAAAACTCACCATGCTGGCGAGGAACGAACCCCTGATACAGGTACTGCGCAAAATAGAACAGGCCACGCCCTTACGTTTTGCCTACAATGCCACGCAGGTCAATGGCAACCAGCTGGTGAACGCCGCCTTTAACGACACGCCGATGGAAGACGTGCTCAATACACTGCTGGCGCCGCGTAGTTATGCCTGGAAAGAAAGAGGGAATAACATCATGATCTCGGTGAGTACCGGAACGGCCCCAAAAACGGCTGTCGATTCCTTTGTGCTCAGAGGCAGGGTCCTCACACAGGGAGAGCCGCCGCAGCCTATACCCGGTACTACCGTGGCCGTAAAAGGTACCACTAAAGGGGTGATCACCGACCCTGACGGCTTTTTCGAAGTGAAAGCCGAAGCCAATGAAGTGCTGGTGTTCAGCGTCATCGGCTATAAACCGAAAGAATACACGGTGCAGCGGAATCAGCGGAACCTCGTGATATCCCTGCAGGAAAATGTCAGCGGCCTGAATGAACTGGTGGTGACCGGCTTCTCCGAGCAAAAGGTTAAGCACATGGCCAGTTCCGTCGCCACGGTGAACCTGTCGAATGTGAACAATAAACCCATCACGCAACTGTCACAGGCGCTGCAGGGCGGCGTCACGGGAATCAACGTCAACCAGGGATCAGGGCTGCCCGGCGGCGATGCCGCGGCCATCAAGATCAGGGGCGTGGGCACTTTTCTCAGTTCAGACCCGCTGGTGCTGGTAGACGGCGTGCCCTTTGATATGAATAAACTGGACCCCAATACCATCGAGAGCATTTCCGTGTTAAAAGACGCAGCGGCTGCCTCCCTGTACGGCGCCCGTGCCGGCAACGGTGTCATCATCATCACCACCAAAAGAGGGGTGCCGGGAGTGGTCAACGTGCAATATAACGGTTACGCCGGTACGCAGACACCTGTGTACTCGCCGGAGTTCGTAGACGCGGCCACCTATATGCGGATGACCAATGAAGCCATCCGGAACAACGGCGGTGATCCGTTGTATCCGGAAGAAGTGATCCGGCAAACGGCCGACAAATCCGATCCCGTAAAATACCCTTCCACCAACTGGAAAGACGAGGTGATACACCAGCAGTCCCGGATACAGCAACACTCCATGTCGGTATCCGGTGGTAACAGCGCCGCAAGGTTCGCCCTGACCGCCAGTTACCTGAGCCAGCAGGGGATGGTGAAAAACTCATCTTTCAACAAAGGAAATGTAAGGGCGAATACCAGCGTAGACCTCAGTAAAAATATCGTGGTGTTTATGGACCTTTTCGCCTCCCGCGAGGAACAAAACCAGCCCTACGCACTCGGAAGAGGGGCGGCCGGTATATTGGGATGGGCCTATGCCGCTCCCCCCAACATCGCCGCGAAGTACCCGGATAAACCGGAACGGCCGGGATATACCTATTACGGCACCTACGGCGAAAGCTGGAACCCTGTGGCCAATACGGAAAGAGGAGGCGTTTCCAACAGGGTCAGGGATGAAATACTGATCAACCTGCGCCCTAAATGGGAAATCATTCCCGGCCTCACCCTGAAAGGACAGTTCAGCTATCGCGTATCTTCCGGCGCAGACAAAATTAACCGCGACGCCTATATCTTTTTCGATTACTTCACCAACCAGAAAACAGGCCGCGATTTCACGGATATAAAATCAGCCGGCCCCAGCAACCGTTCCAGTTATTACTATACAGGCGGCAATCTCGATTATAACAAATCATTCGGTAAACATCGTGTAAACGCAGTACTGGGCTATTCAAAAGAAATGAACAACCCCGACCCATGGAAGAAAATCACGCTCGCATCGGTTTTCGGAAAAGTGTACTACAGCTATGCCGACAGGTACCTGCTGGAAGCAGGGATGCGGCGCGACGGCTCCTCCATTTTCGCCCCCGGCAAAAAGTGGGGCAATTTCCCTTCCGTCGCCGTAGGCTGGAACCTGGGCAACGAAGCCTTTATGAAGCCACTGACTTTCCTCGATCAGTTCAAGCTGCGCGGCTCTTACGGACGGCTGGGCAACAATGCGATCGACCCTTACATGTACCAGTCGACCGTAGACCCGGGCAATGGTAAAGAAAATACTTTCGGTAACCCCAATATCACCTGGGAAAAAGTAGCGATCCTCGATATCGGAGCCGACCTGAGCTTCTTTAAAAACAAAGTGGATGTTACGTTTGACTGGTACAACAAAAAGACCAGCGACCTGATACTCCGGCCGCAACCCAGTCTTACTTCCGCTATCGGGCTTACGCCTGTTAACATCGGTACCATGAAAAACGTAGGCTGGGAGGTGAAACTATCCTACAATACCAATGTGGGTAAGGATGTAAATATCGCTTTCAATGCAGGCTATTCCCGCAACAAGTCCACATTACTGAAACTGGCGCAAACCCTGCCGCTGATCGAGGGCAATACTATCCGTGAAGTAAACGGCGCCTTTGCTGAATACTACGGATATAAGAGCCTGGGACTGATACAGCAGGGTGACATAGAAAAAGGAATTGCCATCATCCCCGGGCAGGCGGCGGGTGATATCCGTTACGCCGATACCGACAACAATGGAGTAATCGATGACAACGATAAGGTAAAGTTAGGCGCCACGGAACCCTACAGCACTTACTTCGGCAGTATCTCTGTCAAATGGAAACGTTTCGATTTCGAAACGATGGTCACCGGCATCGGGCAGGTGGTTAATTTCTACAACGGACGCATAGCGATTCCATTCAACGCCGCCAGCGAAGGAGGGACGCCGCTTACCTGGCACATGGATTACTGGACGCCGGAAAACCCGGGCGCCCGCTTCCCGCGGCTGCTGCCATCACCGGGGCCGAACGAAAAAGTGTCTGATTTCTGGAGCGTGAACGGGGCTTATGCGCGTGTAAAATATATCCAGATCGGTTATCAGTTACCGGTATCGCCAACCGGACGTCTCAGGCTGAAAGGCATACGGGTATACCTCAATGCGCAGAACCCGCTGACCATCACGGAGATGGAAGTCAGTGATCCGGAAACCCGGGGAGATGAAACAAAATACCCCATCATGAAAATGTATACCGCCGGCTTAAATATCAGTTTCTGA
- a CDS encoding RagB/SusD family nutrient uptake outer membrane protein — protein sequence MKKYCIIAAGLLLGFTACKKNFLVRDNPTATTDEKWWNLESDLQSALGDIYGGLPSGTLSDYGFMSNCRMHLAGTTDEAVFRGNYGDWQTFPVGLATSQTNSVTEIYRKHYSYIRSASRFLENYHRAYVEDAARKARYAGEARALRAWYHLDLFLLYGPVPIVNHSLSPEEQFVKRNTKEEVVSFIAAQLDSAAAELPATYPESDVYRMSKGACYAMQTVLYLNVGDYAKCAEAAKKVIDLNVYELYHSAQPGVSSYASLFSYSGMINKERILFRRGGQNEGFFRNAPKSLGGQATTNPTAAMVNTYETLQGKTLEELGPDSMAIYQANPRYNNNRDPRLAASVIVPGETFVNRKLEPFTAGNADQIGLTQSTQTGFWTRKYVDVQDAGAPWSGSLHFMIIRYAEILLDYVEALVEKNEWQHPDVVRYLNQVRRRAGMPDVDVSRYNSQAALRALIRRERQVELAFEGQRLFDIRRWKTAEVLLNQAAKGAVDPATGKAVIVEQRKFNPRRDYVWPIPLIEMNTNPNMVQNPNW from the coding sequence ATGAAGAAATATTGTATCATTGCGGCCGGCCTGCTGCTGGGCTTTACGGCCTGCAAGAAAAATTTCCTGGTACGGGATAATCCCACCGCCACCACCGATGAAAAATGGTGGAACCTAGAATCCGATCTGCAAAGTGCATTAGGGGACATATACGGCGGACTGCCGTCCGGTACCCTGAGTGATTACGGCTTTATGTCCAATTGCAGGATGCACCTGGCCGGTACCACCGACGAGGCAGTATTCCGCGGGAACTATGGCGACTGGCAGACTTTTCCCGTAGGACTGGCCACCAGCCAGACGAATTCCGTTACAGAGATATACAGAAAACATTATTCCTATATCCGCAGCGCCAGCCGTTTCCTGGAAAATTACCACCGCGCTTATGTGGAAGACGCCGCCCGTAAAGCACGGTATGCCGGTGAAGCGCGCGCCCTGCGCGCCTGGTACCACCTGGACCTTTTCCTGTTATATGGACCGGTTCCCATTGTCAACCACTCGCTATCGCCGGAAGAACAATTCGTGAAGCGCAATACCAAAGAAGAAGTGGTCAGTTTCATTGCCGCTCAGCTGGATTCTGCCGCAGCAGAATTACCAGCCACTTATCCGGAAAGCGACGTATACCGTATGAGCAAGGGCGCCTGTTACGCCATGCAAACGGTGCTTTACCTGAATGTGGGCGACTATGCCAAATGCGCGGAAGCAGCCAAAAAAGTAATTGACCTCAATGTATATGAACTCTATCACAGCGCACAACCCGGTGTGTCCAGCTACGCTTCGCTGTTCTCCTACAGCGGTATGATCAATAAAGAACGTATCCTGTTCCGCAGGGGCGGACAAAACGAAGGTTTTTTCCGCAATGCGCCTAAAAGCCTCGGCGGACAAGCTACCACCAATCCTACCGCTGCAATGGTCAACACTTATGAAACGCTGCAGGGAAAAACGCTGGAAGAGCTGGGGCCGGACAGTATGGCCATTTACCAGGCCAACCCGCGGTATAACAATAACCGCGATCCTCGTTTAGCGGCCAGCGTGATCGTTCCGGGCGAAACGTTCGTCAACCGCAAGCTGGAGCCGTTCACCGCCGGCAATGCCGACCAGATAGGGCTTACGCAGTCCACCCAGACAGGTTTCTGGACCAGGAAATACGTGGACGTCCAGGACGCCGGCGCGCCATGGAGCGGCTCCCTTCATTTTATGATCATCCGCTATGCGGAAATATTGCTGGATTACGTGGAGGCGCTGGTGGAAAAAAATGAATGGCAGCACCCCGATGTGGTCCGCTATCTCAACCAGGTGCGGCGCCGTGCAGGCATGCCGGACGTGGACGTAAGCCGGTACAATTCGCAGGCGGCGCTCCGTGCGTTGATACGCCGGGAGCGGCAGGTGGAACTGGCATTCGAAGGACAGCGGTTGTTTGATATCCGGAGATGGAAAACCGCGGAAGTGTTGCTGAACCAGGCCGCGAAAGGCGCCGTGGACCCCGCCACCGGCAAAGCGGTTATCGTGGAACAACGGAAGTTCAACCCCCGCCGCGACTACGTATGGCCTATCCCGCTGATTGAAATGAACACCAATCCCAACATGGTACAAAATCCGAACTGGTAA